In Dromaius novaehollandiae isolate bDroNov1 chromosome 2, bDroNov1.hap1, whole genome shotgun sequence, one DNA window encodes the following:
- the RNF139 gene encoding E3 ubiquitin-protein ligase RNF139, whose product MAAPGPPQLPWLRLGPRLRTGLEVALRVPSLFLIDAIFNSSPLPGGSLSAALLGVLLRLLGVFVSSVVLVLQQRALFKFYMIASAFLLAATSVLVNYYASLHINFYSAYYTAAFGIQFFPHKGPSLWMALSILQLTFGIGYVTLLNVQSIYSQLIILDILIPVIGLVVELPLHVRQMLVFISGLVLTLNTTAILVMRIKWLYYSVRYVYLLVRHMYRIYGLQLLMEDTWKRIRFPAVLRVFWLTRLTAQAVVLTYVVKMAETNTEEKFFLISWDNCWELICSLIISGCDSTLTVLGMSAVISSIAHYLGLGILAFIGSTDEDDKRLGFVAPVLFFILALQTGLSGLKPEERLVRLSRNMCLLLTAVLHFIHGMTDPVLMSLSASHVSSFRRHFPVLFVSACLFILPVLLSYILWHHYALNTWLFAVTAFCVELCLKVIVSITVYILFMIDGYYNVLWEKLDDYVYYVRSTGNIIEFIFGVIMFGNGAYTMVFESGSKIRACMMCLHAYFNIYLQAKNGWKTFINRRTAVKKINSLPEIKGSRLHEIDDVCAICYHEFTTSARITPCNHYFHALCLRKWLYIQDTCPMCHQKVYIEDKENVNISNNSGFVAPNENPVQAAEEAVDAENELNEDNDSSESDEEEDDCVAQHLNETLNVDSNSLSD is encoded by the exons ATGGCGGCCCCGGGCCCTCCGCAGCTGCCGTGGCTGCGGCTGGGCCCGCGGCTGCGGACCGGGCTGGAGGTCGCGCTGCGGGTGCCCAGCCTGTTCCTCATCGACGCCATCTTCAACTCGTCCCCGCTGCCGGGGGGCTCCTTGAGCGCCGCGCTGCTGGGCGTCCTGCTGCGGCTGCTGG GTGTCTTTGTATCCAGTGTTGTTCTGGTCTTACAACAGCGAGCACTTTTCAAGTTTTATATGATCGCCTCGGCATTTCTGCTGGCTGCAACTTCAGTGTTGGTGAATTACTATGCTTCTTTGCACATAAACTTCTACAGTGCCTACTACACAGCAGCTTTTGGAATTCAGTTCTTCCCTCATAAAGGACCTTCGCTATGGATGGCACTTTCCATCCTTCAGCTCACCTTTGGAATTGGATACGTTACCTTGTTAAATGTGCAGTCCATATACTCTCAACTAATCATACTGGATATATTGATTCCTGTAATTGGCTTGGTTGTTGAATTACCTTTACATGTCCGACAGatgcttgtttttatttcaggCCTAGTTCTGACGCTAAACACCACAGCCATCTTAGTTATGAGAATTAAATGGCTCTACTATTCTGTGAGATATGTTTATCTGCTAGTAAGGCACATGTATCGCATTTATGGATTACAGCTATTGATGGAAGATACGTGGAAAAGAATTCGTTTTCCAGCTGTACTGCGTGTCTTCTGGCTAACAAGACTTACAGCACAAGCTGTGGTATTAACATATGTTGTAAAGATGGCAGAAactaatacagaagaaaaattcttcttaaTATCATGGGACAATTGTTGGGAACTGATTTGCAGTCTGATAATAAGTGGGTGTGATTCTACTTTAACTGTGTTAGGCATGAGTGCTGTAATTTCCTCCATAGCGCATTATTTGGGACTTGGTATCTTGGCCTTCATTGGATCAACTGATGAAGATGACAAAAGGCTTGGTTTTGTAGCACccgttttgtttttcattttggctcTACAGACTGGTTTAAGTGGACTGAAACCAGAAGAAAGATTAGTTCGCCTAAGTCGAAACATGTGCCTTTTGTTAACTGCAGTCCTGCATTTTATCCATGGAATGACAGACCCTGTGCTCATgtctctcagtgcctcccacgtgTCATCCTTTCGCAGACACTTCCCTGTACTGTTTGTTTCAGCTTGCCTTTTCATCCTGCCGGTTCTGCTCAGCTATATCCTCTGGCACCACTATGCACTAAATACGTGGCTTTTTGCAGTTACAGCATTCTGTGTAGAGCTTTGCCTAAAAGTAATAGTTTCTATTACTGTTTATATATTGTTTATGATTGATGGCTACTATAATGTGCTATGGGAAAAACTTGATGATTATGTCTACTATGTTCGTTCAACTGGCAATATTATTGAATTTATATTTGGAGTAATCATGTTTGGAAATGGAGCTTATACCATGGTTTTTGAATCAGGAAGTAAGATTCGTGCTTGTATGATGTGTCTACATGCTTATTTCAACATTTACTTGCAAGCGAAGAATGGCTGGAAGACTTTTATAAATCGCAGGACAGCTGTTAAGAAAATAAACTCACTTCCAGAGATAAAAGGAAGCCGGTTACATGAAATAGATGATGTATGTGCAATCTGCTATCATGAGTTTACCACATCTGCTCGTATTACTCCATGCAATCATTATTTTCATGCACTTTGTCTTCGGAAGTGGCTGTATATTCAGGACACTTGCCCAATGTGCCATCAGAAAGTATATATTGAGGACAAAGAAAATGTCAATATCTCTAACAACAGTGGGTTTGTTGCACCAAATGAAAATCCTGTAcaagctgcagaagaagctgtTGATGCTGAAAATGAACTAAATGAAGATAATGACAGTTCGGagagtgatgaggaagaggatgactGTGTGGCACAGCACTTGAATGAGACTCTTAATGTTGACTCTAATTCTCTTAGTGATTAA